In Streptantibioticus cattleyicolor NRRL 8057 = DSM 46488, a genomic segment contains:
- a CDS encoding MBL fold metallo-hydrolase translates to MPPPTNGSPGPVPPPPGVVDHHGGVWSLPVPIPDNPLGHTLVHVVATDRGPVLVDTGWDDPASWDALTEGLRACGTRVEDVYGVLVTHHHPDHHGLSARVRDASGAWIAMHPADIEVIRRSRATGPNRWLEYVIARLAAAGAPEAHLAPLRTALAAGTSRGPAAARAALPDRELTPGELADLPGRRLRVVWTPGHTPGHVCLHLEEGRRLFSGDHLLPGITPHIGLYEDDDGPEQDPLGDYLASLDTVAALDPAEVLPAHQYAFRDAPARVRAIRRHHAARLAGVRTLLTPAPLTCWQLAAAMEWNRPWEKIPSGSRTIAVFEAAAHLRRLVRSGLAAPVPGTDPVAYRAV, encoded by the coding sequence ATGCCACCGCCGACGAACGGCAGCCCCGGCCCCGTCCCGCCCCCGCCCGGCGTCGTCGACCACCACGGCGGGGTGTGGAGCCTGCCGGTCCCCATCCCGGACAACCCGCTCGGCCACACCCTGGTGCACGTGGTGGCCACCGACCGCGGCCCGGTGCTGGTGGACACCGGCTGGGACGACCCGGCCTCCTGGGACGCGCTCACCGAGGGACTGCGGGCCTGCGGCACCCGCGTCGAGGACGTGTACGGGGTGCTGGTCACCCATCACCACCCCGACCACCACGGACTGTCGGCCCGGGTCCGGGATGCCTCCGGGGCGTGGATCGCCATGCACCCGGCCGACATCGAGGTGATCCGGCGTTCCCGGGCCACCGGGCCGAACCGGTGGCTGGAGTACGTGATCGCCCGGCTGGCCGCCGCCGGGGCCCCCGAAGCGCACCTGGCCCCGCTGCGTACCGCCCTCGCCGCCGGCACCTCCCGCGGCCCCGCCGCCGCCCGCGCCGCGCTCCCGGACCGCGAGCTGACCCCGGGCGAACTCGCCGACCTGCCCGGCCGCCGACTGCGGGTGGTCTGGACCCCCGGCCACACCCCCGGCCACGTCTGCCTCCACCTGGAGGAGGGCCGCCGGCTCTTCTCCGGCGACCACCTGCTGCCGGGGATCACCCCGCACATCGGGCTCTACGAAGACGACGACGGCCCCGAGCAGGATCCGCTGGGCGACTACCTCGCCTCGCTGGACACGGTGGCCGCCCTCGACCCGGCCGAGGTGCTCCCGGCCCACCAGTACGCGTTCCGCGACGCCCCGGCCCGGGTGCGGGCGATCCGGCGCCACCACGCCGCCCGGCTCGCCGGGGTACGGACGCTGCTCACCCCGGCCCCGCTGACCTGCTGGCAGCTGGCCGCCGCCATGGAGTGGAACCGGCCCTGGGAGAAGATCCCGTCCGGCTCCCGGACCATCGCCGTCTTCGAGGCCGCCGCCCATCTGCGACGACTGGTCAGGTCGGGGCTGGCGGCCCCCGTGCCCGGCACCGACCCGGTGGCCTACCGCGCCGTGTGA
- a CDS encoding prenyltransferase/squalene oxidase repeat-containing protein, translated as MAVPFAVTTRRVAAALATAVLGMATAANATAAPGLSAAPRKPPAALYGSADPTYDGVWRQSTALLALHAAGVTPAREAVAWLAGQQCADGGFAAYRADTGKPCDAKTEDVNSTALAVQALTALGGHQDTVHRATGYLTSIRHADHGWGFQPKAPTDANSTAVVIGALAAAGAPDPRAVTALRAFQIDCDTKGAQAADRGAFAYQPAPSGALAANDKATADAAFALLGKGYLLTAPATDRAPKPFSCPGGHGDASAAADAASAYLTDKLTKGGGHLTAAQPGSDQRTPDYGTTADAVLALAAGGHLTAARTTYDWLAKNATSWAKGNPAALGSLVLAAGAVGSSPHDAHGTDLVRELTALGPRPAAATPSAAPEQASAKSGGVPVWWFVGAGLAAGAGIGWVLSFRNRKRR; from the coding sequence ATGGCTGTCCCGTTCGCCGTGACCACCCGCCGCGTGGCCGCGGCCCTGGCCACCGCCGTACTCGGCATGGCCACGGCCGCCAACGCCACCGCCGCCCCGGGCCTGTCCGCCGCCCCGCGAAAGCCCCCCGCCGCGCTCTACGGCTCCGCCGACCCGACGTACGACGGGGTGTGGCGGCAGTCCACCGCGCTGCTCGCGCTGCACGCCGCCGGGGTGACCCCGGCCCGCGAGGCGGTGGCGTGGCTGGCCGGACAGCAGTGCGCCGACGGCGGGTTCGCCGCCTACCGGGCCGACACCGGCAAGCCGTGCGACGCCAAGACCGAGGACGTCAACTCCACCGCGCTGGCCGTGCAGGCGCTCACCGCGCTCGGCGGCCACCAGGACACCGTGCACCGCGCCACCGGCTACCTCACCTCCATACGCCACGCCGACCACGGCTGGGGCTTCCAGCCGAAGGCGCCGACGGACGCCAACTCCACGGCCGTCGTCATCGGCGCGCTGGCCGCGGCCGGCGCCCCCGACCCGCGGGCGGTCACCGCGCTGCGCGCCTTCCAGATCGACTGCGACACCAAGGGCGCCCAGGCCGCCGACCGCGGCGCCTTCGCCTACCAGCCCGCCCCCTCCGGCGCCCTCGCCGCCAACGACAAGGCCACCGCGGACGCCGCCTTCGCCCTGCTCGGCAAGGGCTACCTGCTCACCGCCCCGGCCACCGACCGGGCGCCGAAGCCGTTCTCCTGCCCCGGCGGCCACGGTGACGCCTCCGCCGCCGCCGACGCCGCCTCGGCCTACCTCACGGACAAGCTCACCAAGGGCGGCGGCCATCTGACGGCCGCCCAGCCCGGCTCCGACCAGCGGACCCCCGACTACGGCACCACCGCCGACGCGGTGCTCGCCCTCGCCGCCGGCGGCCACCTGACGGCCGCCCGCACCACCTACGACTGGCTGGCGAAGAACGCCACCAGCTGGGCCAAGGGCAACCCCGCCGCCCTCGGCTCGCTGGTGCTGGCGGCCGGCGCGGTCGGCTCCAGCCCGCACGACGCCCACGGCACCGACCTGGTGCGGGAGCTGACCGCCCTCGGCCCGCGCCCGGCCGCCGCCACCCCCTCCGCCGCGCCCGAGCAGGCGTCCGCCAAGTCCGGCGGCGTGCCGGTGTGGTGGTTCGTCGGCGCCGGACTGGCGGCCGGCGCCGGCATCGGCTGGGTGCTCAGCTTCCGCAACCGGAAGCGGCGGTGA